The following proteins are co-located in the Clostridiales bacterium genome:
- a CDS encoding alanine dehydrogenase gives MLFGVLKDIKIGENRVIATPSEVTTLKGDGHTVIVEKDAGLKAGFTNESYLAAGAEIAETAEEIYRRCDFVAKVKEIEASEYQMLREGQIVYTCIHPAAHPEEVQALLDSKCIAFTAEDSHRFGSVNCEAAGKQGALMGLHSMLTNNGGKGKFVSGLAGAPGIKVLILGGGLVGKSALQVLHSLGAWCTVMDISMETLRDIGRIYNEQVNTQFSTKENIKKLLPEIDLVINSVKWPKGCTDYLIDREMLSLMEKGSVIVDISNDTPGAIESFHETTHENPTYIESGIVHYGVSNIPGSIARSVSEAYAASVLPHFRSIMNLGVEKACMKDGFLRRSLTAYKGYLTHEETSAIQGRQWIRPEDILNLSDKKIDPAPSATTTKSDHFIKI, from the coding sequence TTGTTATTTGGTGTACTGAAGGATATTAAGATCGGGGAGAACAGAGTTATTGCGACCCCTTCAGAAGTAACCACATTAAAAGGTGACGGTCATACCGTAATCGTTGAAAAAGATGCCGGATTAAAAGCCGGGTTTACCAATGAAAGCTATCTCGCAGCAGGTGCAGAAATCGCTGAGACGGCAGAGGAAATCTATAGACGATGTGATTTTGTGGCTAAAGTAAAAGAAATTGAAGCATCGGAATACCAGATGCTGAGAGAAGGACAAATTGTATATACGTGCATACATCCGGCTGCGCATCCTGAAGAGGTGCAGGCATTGCTGGATAGCAAGTGTATTGCGTTTACAGCAGAGGACTCCCATCGATTTGGTTCCGTCAACTGTGAAGCTGCTGGAAAACAAGGGGCTTTAATGGGACTTCACTCCATGTTAACCAACAACGGAGGAAAAGGGAAGTTCGTAAGCGGTCTGGCTGGCGCACCTGGGATCAAGGTTTTAATTCTTGGCGGCGGTTTGGTGGGAAAATCTGCTTTGCAGGTGCTGCATTCCCTTGGTGCATGGTGTACAGTCATGGACATCAGCATGGAGACCCTCAGAGATATCGGAAGAATTTATAACGAGCAGGTCAACACTCAGTTTTCAACAAAAGAAAACATCAAGAAACTGCTTCCCGAAATCGATCTGGTCATAAACAGTGTAAAATGGCCCAAAGGATGTACGGACTATCTCATCGACAGGGAAATGCTTTCCTTGATGGAGAAGGGATCGGTTATCGTTGATATCAGTAACGATACTCCCGGAGCAATCGAGTCATTTCATGAGACTACCCATGAAAACCCCACATATATTGAAAGCGGTATTGTGCACTACGGTGTGAGCAATATTCCCGGTTCTATTGCAAGATCTGTGTCGGAAGCCTATGCGGCTTCGGTATTGCCCCATTTTCGTTCCATCATGAATCTAGGAGTAGAAAAAGCGTGCATGAAGGATGGATTTCTTAGAAGAAGCTTAACAGCTTACAAAGGATATCTTACTCATGAAGAAACCAGCGCTATTCAGGGCAGACAATGGATTAGACCGGAAGATATCTTGAACCTGTCAGATAAGAAAATAGACCCGGCTCCATCGGCTACAACAACGAAATCGGATCATTTTATAAAAATTTAA